Proteins encoded together in one Candidatus Methylomirabilota bacterium window:
- the glyQ gene encoding glycine--tRNA ligase subunit alpha gives MTFQELILALQRFFAERGCVIQQPYDIEVGAGTMNPATFLRVLGPEPWNVAYVESTRRPADGRYGENPNRLQHYYQYQVIMKPSPDDIQEIYLDSLRSLGIDPLRHDIRFVEDDWESPTLGAWGLGWEVWLDGLEITQFTYFQQAGGIDLKPVSAELTYGIERIAMFLQEVDSVYDLTWVKGVTYGDIHHKSEVEWSVHNFEEADVSLQFQLFDKYEQEGLRLIEKGLVLPAYDYCLKSSHAFNLLDARGAIGVTERTSFIGRVRNLARHCAEAYLKQREEVGFPLMKAWQS, from the coding sequence ATGACGTTTCAAGAGTTGATCCTCGCATTACAGCGATTTTTCGCAGAGCGGGGCTGCGTCATTCAGCAGCCATACGATATTGAGGTAGGCGCGGGGACGATGAATCCGGCGACCTTTCTGCGCGTCCTCGGCCCTGAGCCGTGGAACGTCGCCTATGTCGAGTCGACTCGGCGCCCCGCCGACGGACGATACGGCGAAAATCCGAATCGTCTCCAGCACTACTACCAGTACCAGGTCATTATGAAGCCATCCCCTGACGACATTCAGGAGATCTACCTGGACAGCCTTCGAAGTCTGGGTATCGACCCGCTCAGGCACGATATCCGTTTCGTAGAGGACGATTGGGAGTCGCCGACCCTCGGCGCCTGGGGTCTGGGCTGGGAGGTCTGGTTGGATGGCTTGGAGATTACCCAGTTCACCTATTTCCAGCAGGCTGGGGGCATCGACCTGAAACCGGTCTCTGCGGAGCTGACCTATGGGATCGAGCGGATTGCCATGTTCCTGCAGGAAGTGGACAGCGTCTACGATCTGACGTGGGTTAAGGGCGTGACCTATGGCGACATCCATCATAAGAGTGAAGTGGAATGGTCGGTCCACAACTTCGAAGAAGCCGATGTATCGCTTCAGTTTCAGCTTTTCGACAAGTATGAGCAGGAAGGACTCCGCCTGATCGAGAAGGGGCTGGTGCTGCCTGCCTACGATTACTGCCTCAAATCCTCTCACGCATTTAATCTCCTGGACGCCAGGGGAGCCATAGGCGTCACAGAGCGGACCAGCTTTATCGGTCGCGTCCGGAATCTGGCGCGGCACTGCGCTGAAGCCTATCTGAAGCAGCGTGAGGAGGTCGGCTTTCCACTCATGAAGGCGTGGCAATCCTAA